A window from Vanessa atalanta chromosome 16, ilVanAtal1.2, whole genome shotgun sequence encodes these proteins:
- the LOC125069855 gene encoding F-box/LRR-repeat protein 15, protein MNIKRNKHFFDLYWEDILVSRIMPFLTIRECFNFRCVSRTCLQITDMYFAKLKSLKLMNKGFSPHTFEVFALTCRRLELLNLSRCVSITDTDLIPMLRRNPELINLNLSQCKNLTAKCLQPAILYCNNLRVLKLSKCSWLTTGAMEALALHQNQLEDVDLAFCVSISESCILVFIKKFRQLKTLNLEGNVQVTDKCLYTMSKYSKSLKLLNLGGCCEISDKGIIALALHCHKLEGLLIRGCTKVTENSLRLMRNRVHLDRRPAEIPPVPLNVQI, encoded by the exons ATGAACATAAAGAGAAACAAGCATTTTTTCGATTTGTATTGGGAAGATATACTAGTGTCAAGGATCATGCCCTTCTTAACAATTAGGGAGTGCTTTAATTTTCGCTGCGTATCTAGAACTTGCCTCCAAATAACTGATATGTATTTTGCGaagttaaaatctttaaaattgatGAATAAAGGATTTTCGCCGCATACATTTGAA GTATTCGCATTGACATGCAGAAGGCTAGAACTTTTAAATTTGAGCCGATGTGTATCCATTACTGATACAGACCTGATTCCTATGCTCCGACGCAATCCAGAACTTATCAACTTGAATTTGAGCCAATGTAAAAACTTGACTGCGAAATGTCTTCAACCAGCTATATTGTATTGCAATAATTTGAGAGTTTTAAAGCTATCCAAATGTTCCTGGCTAACAACTGGTGCTATGGAAGCACTTGCCCTTCATCAAAACCAATTAGAGGATGTAGATTTGGCTTTCTGTGTCTCAATTTCAGAGAGCTGTATACTtgtgttcattaaaaaatttagaCAATTGAAAACTTTGAATTTGGAAGGCAATGTACAGGTTACCGATAAATGCCTCTACACAATGTCCAAGTATAGTAAATCCTTGAAGCTTCTTAATTTAGGAGGTTGCTGTGAAATTTCCGACAAGGGTATCAT agcCCTTGCCTTACACTGCCACAAACTAGAGGGTCTGCTTATAAGAGGATGTACAAAAGTAACGGAGAATAGTCTCCGTCTAATGAGAAATAGAGTACACTTAGACAGGAGGCCTGCAGAAATTCCCCCCGTACCTTTAAATGTGCAGATTTGA
- the LOC125070094 gene encoding odorant receptor 2a-like, which translates to MINNLARILRYSSIKIDSRDHEPISWMTEVLNVIGAACYFYVYIFSAVWFVFVRFPQTGDYIAASVEFSLAVCSGTSILKFIYLKLDSKAVTNLIDEYLKCDARVDPSSRFAENLKKKLRIVKKRAILTWSALALNGVVYITTPFLKPGRHLTEDLYVTYGLEPMFESPNFEIATILMTLAVIFGVLTLANYRLLICVTIGYIEAQMLALSEDLIKLWDDSEKFYEEFSEKEIDIIKTVSPYDIKNVYIKHRLREIIKFHIVGITLQHIVEAKFRFIYVIEFLFVMIGIVTELLGGLENTYFELPYSLNQVFMDCLIGQRLIDAGIVFENAVYSCQWENYNASNQRSVLLILQNSQKTLMLSAGGLSALSFVCLMSVIRCTYSAYTALHSTVN; encoded by the exons ATGATAAACAACTTAGCGAGAATATTAAGATATTCATCAATTAAAATAGACAGCAGAGATCATGAAC CCATTTCTTGGATGACTGAAGTCCTGAACGTCATAGGGGCAGCATGCTACTTCTACGTGTACATATTTTCTGCTGTCTGGTTTGTGTTTGTAAGGTTTCCTCAAACAGGAGATTACATTGCTGCTTCAGTTGAGTTCTCGCTCGCAGTTTGCAGCGGGACGTccatcttaaaatttatttatttgaaattagacag CAAGGCAGTCACGAATTTAATTGATGAATATCTAAAATGCGATGCCCGCGTTGACCCCAGTTCTCGTTTTGCTGAAAATCTCAAAAAGAAACTAAGAATTGTCAAGAAAAGAGCCATACTGACATGGAGCGCTCTAGCGCTTAACGGAGTCGTTTACATCACGACTCCTTTTTTAAAGCCAGGGCGTCATCTGACTGAAGACTTATACGTTACTTATG gattGGAACCAATGTTTGAATCACCTAATTTCGAAATAGCAACAATTCTAATGACGCTCGCTGTTATATTTGGTGTTTTGACGCTTGCAAACTACAGACTTCTGATTTGTGTGACTATTGGCTACATTGAAGCCCAAATGCTAGCTTTGAGTgaggatttaattaaactatggGACGACAGTGAAAAATTCTACGAAGAATTCAGtgagaaagagatagatatTATCAAAACTGTTTCAccatatgacataaaaaatgtatacattaaacATCGTCTGAGAGAGATTATCAAATTCCATATAGTTGGCATAACTCTTCAACACATTGTCGAGGCtaaatttcgttttatatatGTGATAGAATTTCTCTTCGTAATGATCGGTATCGTAACTGAACTGCTCGGTGGCTTGGAGAACACTTACTTTGAACTGCCGTACAGCTTGAACCAAGTATTTATGGATTGTTTGATAGGGCAGAGACTGATAGATGCAGGTATTGTATTCGAAAATGCAGTATATAGCTGTCAATGGGAAAATTACAATGCTTCTAATCAGAGGTCTGTTCTTTTGATCCTCCAAAATTCGCAGAAGACTTTGATGCTATCAGCCGGAGGTCTGTCGGCGCTGAGTTTCGTATGTTTGATGTCCGTTATCAGATGCACTTATTCAGCGTACACCGCACTACATTCTACTGTGAACTAA
- the LOC125070095 gene encoding uncharacterized protein LOC125070095, with the protein MKSNIWLNLWAKIKKFGLEYDDFPTTIENVSLLLRILTIDLYKKSDKRIPLIFHVMTAIAGLSFFYGYIFSMLWLVFFRYGLSNVKVVKRRATVIWVFLISDGAVYIIIPFVVPGRLFTVDIIVIYGLEPMLETPNYEIATFITTLSVGFAVYTMVSVAVYVIVIVGYNEAQLHALSEELLNVWDDSQYFYNNMKHRITDKVHAVYIRNKIINEFIRIRLRDIIKFHIANINLMREFDHDIRSTLAIEYTINTISIITELLGGLENTYLQLPYTAVHILMVCLAGQRIIDACDHFEKSVYSCKWENFNTSNRRTVYLMLIMSQKTLMLSAGGVVKLNFTCMMNILRSTYSTYTTLKSMVK; encoded by the exons atgaaATCGAATATTTGGCTAAATTTGTGGGCGAAGATCAAGAAATTTGGCCTGGAATATGATGACTTTCCCACCACGATTGAAAATGTTTCTCTTCTGTTGCGGATTCTGACTATTGATCTTTACAAAAAATCTGATAAAC gcATTCCCTTGATTTTCCACGTTATGACTGCCATCGCGGGACTGAGCTTCTTCTATGGTTATATATTCTCTATGCTCTGGCTGGTTTTCTTCCGCTATGGTTTATCGAATGTAAA AGTTGTTAAGAGACGAGCTACAGTTATTTGGGTATTTCTAATCTCTGATGGCGCCGTGTACATCATTATACCATTTGTGGTCCCTGGAAGACTATTTACAGTTGATATCATCGTAATTTATG GTCTAGAACCCATGTTGGAGACACCCAATTACGAAATAGCAACTTTCATCACGACTTTAAGCGTTGGTTTTGCAGTGTACACAATGGTCAGTGTAGCGGTATACGTCATTGTTATCGTTGGTTACAACGAGGCACAATTGCATGCACTCAGCGAAGAGCTATTAAACGTATGGGATGATAGTCAATACTTCTACAATAACATGAAACATAGGATAACTGATAAAGTACACGCTGTATACatacgaaacaaaataattaatgaattcatAAGAATCCGTCTGAGAGATATCATAAAGTTTCACATTGCAAATATTAATCTTATGCGTGAATTTGATCACGACATTCGATCTACTTTAGCTAttgaatatactataaatactatttctatAATAACCGAACTACTCGGTGGTCTAGAAAATACGTATCTTCAATTACCATATACAGCAGTTCACATATTAATGGTCTGTCTTGCTGGACAGCGGATAATAGACGCGTGTGACCATTTCGAGAAATCCGTATACTCTTGCAAATGGGAAAACTTTAACACAAGCAATCGAAGAACTGTATATTTGATGTTGATTATGTCACAGAAAACTCTGATGTTATCAGCTGGTGGTGTCGTCAAATTGAATTTTACTTGCATGATGAATATTCTAAGGTCAACGTATTCTACATATACGACACTGAAATCGATGGtgaaataa